In the genome of Labrus mixtus chromosome 21, fLabMix1.1, whole genome shotgun sequence, one region contains:
- the psme3 gene encoding proteasome activator complex subunit 3, protein MSSLLKVDNEIKTKVDAFRERITSEAENLVASFFPKKLLELDHFLKDPIINISDLKEIHSDINLTVPDPILLPNLHDGLEAQNAKKRKLEDGGEDMVTGTKVFVMPGGMMKSNGNLVDLIEKVKPEIRTLIEKCNTVKMWVQLLIPRIEDGNNFGVSIQEETVAELRTVEGEAASYLDQISRYYITRAKLVSKIAKYPHVEDYRRTVTEIDEKEYISLKIIVSELRNQYVTLHDMILKNIEKIKKPRSSNADALY, encoded by the exons ATGTCTTCACTCCTCAAGGTGGACAATGAAATCAAAACCAAG GTTGATGCTTTTAGGGAACGAATCACTTCAGAA gcagAGAACCTCGTTGCTAGTTTTTTCCCAAAGAAGTTACTGGAACTCGATCACTTCCTTAAG GATCCAATCATAAACATCAGTGACCTGAAGGAGATCCACTCTGACATCAATCTCACGGTGCCAGACCCCATCCTGCTCCCAAACCTGCATGACGGACTTGAAGCG caaaatgcaaagaagagaaagctGGAGGATGGAGGGGAGGACATGG TCACCGGCACCAAGGTCTTCGTCATGCCTGGCGGGATGATGAAGAGCAATGGGAATCTTGTCGATCTCATTGAAAAGGTCAAACCAGAGATCAGGACGCTCATAGAGAAATGTAACACA GTCAAAATGTGGGTTCAGCTGCTCATCCCACGGATAGAAGATGGCAACAACTTCGGAGTGTCCATCCAGGAGGAGACAGTAGCTGAGCTCAGAACAGTGGAAGGGGAGGCGGCATCCTACCTCGATCAGATTTCAAG ATACTACATCACAAGGGCAAAGCTGGTTTCTAAAATAGCTAAATATCCACATGTG gAGGACTATCGGCGTACAGTAACCGAGATTGATGAGAAGGAATACATCAGTCTGAAGATCATAGTTTCGGAGCTTCGAAATCAATAC GTTACGTTACACGACATGATCCTGAAGAACATCGAGAAGATCAAGAAGCCTCGAAGCAGTAATGCCGACGCCTTGTACTGA
- the nbr1a gene encoding NBR1 autophagy cargo receptor a isoform X2 — MGLPVTIKVNFRGNVKRFLAQDLDKLEWESVEAWIKASFGINHFQVKYFDEENEEICINSQDEYEEAIKSAEKQGNQLHMNVYKMKGQACGGPLKTEVKELKGDLRPAPPYPSRVKTVDKGTQVTPEREAVTVKDTKGNKPEDEPPPMWFRSYMEKFKDEVVKEVVERMCSDFSGQCCTHKASDGPLETGGGASGGPIGPRPGPSTSNGSLGYTPNCSSCHKLTSEGAYKCSVCPSCILCEMCRHSHDPSHNLVRTKTPLSIPEHGMSGELRFPRRGDRTVRKAERQRLKAERRQLRAEVKEIKKKLRLEKRGLQWSGPSTSGRANLTNTASASTQVPAPPPTAASETASGPAPAQGPAPAPVPDPQASSPEGPGVSHTSLVPTMAALFLDENLPDGTRLEPGTKFIKYWKMRNSGTISWTSETKLVFMWGNLGLASEERREVPVPLLLPGQVGVVSVAFVAPVMEGTYTSHWRLAHCGCQFGPRVWCSIVVEPGDGRNTLAPQSKRLKEDVKPAEKKREVRSQDSPGPGFAIDLSHEDLYFPSVDLLTAQDLLSFELLDINIVQELEKVPNNTPVALTPCISPLPPDAPVLEKAVASQIKDDSEVSGVRTLFGVKLRQESEQPEPVAQEEDREEEISGAQFLCETVIRSLTLEEAPDHRPLRRAQHSSLKANISSRGPNFPFEKPVDVEKSERAQEVKEEICAVRLENSALPLNTGLNLISVEEETSPADENTQISSPSDREDEEVMVLNELQSMRDTEEEGEEGGNKGEDWEEVSSQTSSVSSCDDYIIVLPDCFDTSRPLGESMYSSAMSQPDPADATAAADDDDDDDDDDDDVTSADPDVDEEKEEESEPEPEPDAAEPLSERQEKMEVAEDEDPPVNTWLPVLPPSIHSSVNQMLCASQTLDATTLTPEVVPPPVLPDPLLPPPALYSPRSEALYLAEDPSPPACDPYEPPQPRVHLNGQGGITEGFVKGALSVAASAYKALFTGPNCSIQRGIDPATRQDPSMMAMLLEMGFGDQRLNQRLLRKHGYSLLHTVNELVQMAEDSQNKAVNSLH; from the exons ATGGGGCTGCCTGTTACTATTAAAGTCAATTTTCGGGGGAACGTGAAGAGATTCCTGGCGCAGGATTTGGACAAATTGGAGTGGGAATCCGTTGAAGCTTGG ATCAAAGCATCATTTGGGATCAACCACTTTCAAGTCAAATACTTTGatgaggaaaatgaagag ATTTGCATCAACAGTCAAG atGAATACGAAGAAGCCATCAAG AGTGCAGAGAAGCAGGGGAACCAGTTGCACATGAACGTGTACAAGATGAAGGGGCAGGCCTGTGGAGGCCCTCTGAAGACGGAGGTGAAGGAGCTGAAGGGAGACCTCCGGCCCGCTCCTCCTTATCCATCCAGGGTCAAAACAGTGGACAAGGGCACACAGGTCACTCCGGAGCGAGAAGCT GTAACAGTGAAGGACACCAAGGGGAACAAACCAGAAGACGAGCCGCCTCCCATGTGGTTCCGATCTTACATGGAGAAG TTTAAAGATGAAGTCGTGAAAGAGGTGGTGGAGAGGATGTGCAGCGACTTTTCTGGCCAGTGTTGCACACACAAAGCTTCTGATGGGCCCCTCGAGACCGGCGGGGGGGCTTCTGGCGGTCCCATAGGGCCCAGACCAGGCCCCTCCACCTCGAACGGATCTCTTGGCTACACCCCAAACTGCAGCAGCTGCCACAAACTCACCTCTGAAGGGGCCTATAAGTGCAG TGTGTGCCCGTCCTGCATCCTGTGTGAGATGTGCAGGCATAGCCATGACCCCAGCCACAACCTTGTGAGAACCAAGACTCCTCTCTCCATCCCCGAGCATGGAATGTCGGGAGAGTTGAG GTTCCCAAGGCGAGGAGACAGGACAGTGCGCAAGGCCGAGCGACAGCGCCTCAAAGCTGAAAGGAGGCAGCTCAGAGCTGAAGTGAAGGAAATCAAGAAGAAACTGAGACTGGAGAAGAGGGGGCTGCAGTGGAGCGGGCCCTCTACCTCAGGCAGAGCCAACCTGACAAACACGGCCTCCGCGTCCACCCAGGTCCCGGCTCCGCCCCCCACTGCTGCCTCAGAAACAGCCTCAGGTCCAGCCCCAGCCCAAGGTCCCGCCCCTGCCCCGGTCCCTGACCCCCAGGCCTCCAGTCCAGA GGGTCCTGGGGTCTCGCACACGTCCTTGGTGCCCACTATGGCTGCGTTGTTTCTGGATGAAAATCTGCCGGACGGCACCCGTCTGGAGCCTGGAACCAAGTTCATCAAATACTGGAAGATGAGGAACTCGGGGACTATCAGCTGGACCTCAGAGACCAAG CTAGTGTTCATGTGGGGGAACCTCGGCCTGGcgtcagaggagaggagggaggtgcCGGTCCCCCTGTTGCTGCCCGGGCAGGTGGGAGTGGTCAGTGTGGCCTTTGTGGCTCCCGTGATGGAGGGGACGTACACCTCCCACTGGAGGCTGGCGCACTGCGGGTGTCAGTTCGGCCCGCGCGTCTGGTGCAGCATCGTGGTCGAACCCGGCGACGGCCGCAACACGCTCGCTCCTCAGAGCAAACGACTG AAGGAGGACGTTAAGCcggcagagaagaagagggaggtcCGGTCTCAGGACAGTCCTGGTCCTGGCTTTGCTATCGACCTGAGCCATGAGGACTTGTACTTCCCATCGGTCGACCTGCTGACTGCACAG GATCTTCTGTCATTTGAGCTGCTGGATATAAACATTGTGCAGGAGTTGGAGAAGGTTCCTAACAACACTCCTGTGG CTTTGACACCCTGCATATCCCCTCTGCCCCCTGATGCTCCAGTGTTGGAGAAGGCCGTCGCTTCACAGATAAAAGATGACTCGGAGGTCTCAGGGGTCAGAACACTTTTCG GAGTGAAGCTGAGGCAGGAGAGCGAGCAGCCGGAGCCTGTGGCCCAGGAGGAGGACCGGGAGGAGGAGATCAGTGGAGCCCAGTTCCTCTGTGAGACCGTCATCCGCTCCCTCACCTTAGAGGAAGCCCCCGATCACAGACCCCTGCGCCGAGCCCAGCACAGCAGCCTCAAAGCAAACA TTTCCTCTCGTGGTCCAAACTTTCCCTTTGAGAAGCCGGTGGATGTTGAGAAGTCGGAGAGAGCGCAAGAAGTTAAAGAGGAGATCTGTGCTGTCAGACTGGAGAATTCAGCTCTGCCTCTAAACACCGGTCTCAACCTGATCAGCGTGGAAGAGGAGACAAGTCCAG cggatgaaaacacacagatcagCTCACCTTCTGACAGAGAGGACGAAGAGGTCATGGTTTTAAACGAGCTGCAGAGCATGAGGGACAccgaggaggagggagaggagggcggCAACAAAGGAGAAGACTGGGAGGAg GTCAGCAGCCAGACCTCTTCAGTCTCCTCCTGCGACGATTACATCATCGTCCTCCCAGACTGCTTCGACACCAGCCGGCCTCTGGGTGAGTCCATGTACAGCTCTGCCATGTCGCAGCCAGACCCAGCTGACGCCACCGCCGccgctgatgatgatgatgatgatgatgatgatgatgatgatgtaaccTCAGCTGATCCAGACGTGGacgaggagaaagaggaagagtcCGAGCCCGAGCCCGAGCCCGACGCGGCTGAACCGCTGAGCGAGAGGCAGGAGAAGATGGAGGTGGCTGAAGACGAGGATCCACCTGTGAACACCTGGCTTCCAgttctccctccatccatccacagCAGTGTGAACCAGATGCTGTGTGCCTCCCAGACGCTCGACGCCACCACGCTCACCCCTGAAGTGGTGCCGCCGCCCGTGCTGCCAGACCCCCTGCTGCCCCCGCCCGCCCTCTACTCACCAAG GTCTGAGGCACTGTACCTGGCTGAGGACCCCAGCCCCCCGGCCTGTGACCCATATGAGCCGCCCCAACCGAGGGTCCACCTAAAtg GCCAAGGAGGCATCACAGAGGGATTCGTCAAGGGGGCCCTTTCTGTGGCAGCGTCTGCTTATAAAGCCCTCTTCACTGGACCAAACTGTTCCATACAG CGAGGCATCGACCCAGCCACCAGACAGGACCCTTCCATGATGGCGATGCTGCTGGAGATGGGCTTCGGAGACCAGCGGCTCAACCAGCGGCTGCTGAGGAAGCACGGCTACAGCCTGCTGCACACCGTCAACGAGCTGGTGCAGATGGCCGAGGACAGCCAGAACAAAGCTGTCAACTCTCTGCActaa
- the arl4d gene encoding ADP-ribosylation factor-like protein 4D: MGNQLTDMAPNTSFLPSFQCLHVVVIGLDSSGKTSLLYRLKLKEFVNTIPTKGFNTEKIKVAVGASRAINFQVWDVGGQEKLRPLWKSYTRRTDGMVFVVDSTELERMEEAKVELHKITRTSENQGVPVLVLANKQDLDSALSVGEVEKLLAVHELSTCTLRHVQSCSAVDGQGLQPGLEKLYDMILKRKKTVKHNRSRKR; the protein is encoded by the coding sequence ATGGGGAACCAGCTGACCGACATGGCGCCCAACACGTCGTTCCTGCCAAGCTTCCAGTGCCTTCACGTGGTCGTGATCGGGCTCGACTCGTCCGGGAAGACCTCGCTGCTCTACCGGCTGAAGCTGAAGGAGTTTGTGAACACGATCCCGACGAAGGGCTTCAACACGGAGAAGATCAAAGTGGCCGTGGGGGCGTCCCGGGCCATCAACTTCCAGGTGTGGGACGTGGGCGGTCAGGAGAAGCTGCGGCCCCTGTGGAAGTCGTACACCCGCCGCACGGACGGGATGGTCTTCGTGGTGGACTCGACGGAGCTGGAGCGCATGGAGGAGGCCAAAGTGGAGCTCCACAAGATCACCCGCACCTCCGAGAACCAGGGCGTCCCCGTGCTGGTGCTGGCCAACAAGCAGGACCTGGACTCGGCCCTGTCCGTCGGCGAGGTGGAGAAGCTGCTCGCCGTGCACGAGCTGAGCACGTGCACGCTGCGCCACGTGCAGAGCTGCAGCGCCGTGGACGGTCAGGGGCTCCAGCCGGGCCTGGAGAAACTGTACGACATGAtcctgaagaggaagaagacggTGAAGCACAACCGGAGCAGGAAGAGATGA
- the tmem106a gene encoding transmembrane protein 106A: protein MVTLGNSNNHMEGADVKNGSERARTLKHFPPYGTMSGNSSADTCPTCRGTGRIPRGHADQLVAVIPCNDVRLKPRRTKLYVCASMVVCLLLSCLILYFLFPRSVTLTPVSVLSVMVYFTPDTIQMEVTNLINITNENFVPVQIVEFDIQCLVSEAVVGKTKITNMTSIPSRSQKSYIIKNELTLSDKGLNTYCKSTSIHIHTLFLELQMTMNISYLSHTEQLSLDTFEYIDCGTNSTIPHPVT, encoded by the exons ATGGTAACACTGGGAAATAGCAACAATCACATGGAGGGAGCTGATGTTAAAAATGGGTCAGAGAGGGCGAGAACACTGAAGCACTTTCCTCCGTACGGCACCATGAGCGGGAACTCATCAGCTGACACCTGTCCAACCTGTCGCGGCACCGGGCGAATACCCAGAG GCCATGCCGACCAGCTAGTTGCTGTAATCCCATGTAATGATGTCAGGCTGAAACCCAGACGCAC AAAGCTGTACGTTTGCGCCTCCATGGTGGTGTGTCTCTTGCTCTCCTGTCTGATCCTCTACTTCCTCTTCCCCCGGAGTGTCACCCTGACGCCCGTGTCGGTGCTGTCGGTCATGGTCTACTTCACCCCAGACACAATTCAAATGGAGGTCACG AACCTCATCAACATCACCAACGAGAACTTTGTCCCGGTTCAGATCGTCGAGTTCGACATCCAGTGTCTCGTTTCCGAAGCGGTGGTGGGCAAGACCAAGATAACTAACATGACCTCCATACCGTCCCGCTCACAGAAATCG TACATCATTAAGAATGAGCTGACTCTCTCTGATAAAGGATTAAA CACTTACTGCAAGTCGACCTCGATCCACATTCACACGTTGTTTCTGGAGCTGCA AATGACAATGAACATTTCTTATCTGTCGCACACGGAGCAGCTGTCTCTAGACACCTTCGAGTATATTGACTGTGGCACCAATTCCACAATCCCGCATCCTGTGACAtga
- the nbr1a gene encoding NBR1 autophagy cargo receptor a isoform X1, with translation MGLPVTIKVNFRGNVKRFLAQDLDKLEWESVEAWIKASFGINHFQVKYFDEENEEICINSQDEYEEAIKSAEKQGNQLHMNVYKMKGQACGGPLKTEVKELKGDLRPAPPYPSRVKTVDKGTQVTPEREAVTVKDTKGNKPEDEPPPMWFRSYMEKFKDEVVKEVVERMCSDFSGQCCTHKASDGPLETGGGASGGPIGPRPGPSTSNGSLGYTPNCSSCHKLTSEGAYKCSVCPSCILCEMCRHSHDPSHNLVRTKTPLSIPEHGMSGELRFPRRGDRTVRKAERQRLKAERRQLRAEVKEIKKKLRLEKRGLQWSGPSTSGRANLTNTASASTQVPAPPPTAASETASGPAPAQGPAPAPVPDPQASSPEGPGVSHTSLVPTMAALFLDENLPDGTRLEPGTKFIKYWKMRNSGTISWTSETKLVFMWGNLGLASEERREVPVPLLLPGQVGVVSVAFVAPVMEGTYTSHWRLAHCGCQFGPRVWCSIVVEPGDGRNTLAPQSKRLKEDVKPAEKKREVRSQDSPGPGFAIDLSHEDLYFPSVDLLTAQDLLSFELLDINIVQELEKVPNNTPVALTPCISPLPPDAPVLEKAVASQIKDDSEVSGVRTLFGVKLRQESEQPEPVAQEEDREEEISGAQFLCETVIRSLTLEEAPDHRPLRRAQHSSLKANISSRGPNFPFEKPVDVEKSERAQEVKEEICAVRLENSALPLNTGLNLISVEEETSPADENTQISSPSDREDEEVMVLNELQSMRDTEEEGEEGGNKGEDWEEVSSQTSSVSSCDDYIIVLPDCFDTSRPLGESMYSSAMSQPDPADATAAADDDDDDDDDDDDVTSADPDVDEEKEEESEPEPEPDAAEPLSERQEKMEVAEDEDPPVNTWLPVLPPSIHSSVNQMLCASQTLDATTLTPEVVPPPVLPDPLLPPPALYSPRSEALYLAEDPSPPACDPYEPPQPRVHLNVSSGGLSRSAGSASSAFETYNPRPRYALQPRGQGGITEGFVKGALSVAASAYKALFTGPNCSIQRGIDPATRQDPSMMAMLLEMGFGDQRLNQRLLRKHGYSLLHTVNELVQMAEDSQNKAVNSLH, from the exons ATGGGGCTGCCTGTTACTATTAAAGTCAATTTTCGGGGGAACGTGAAGAGATTCCTGGCGCAGGATTTGGACAAATTGGAGTGGGAATCCGTTGAAGCTTGG ATCAAAGCATCATTTGGGATCAACCACTTTCAAGTCAAATACTTTGatgaggaaaatgaagag ATTTGCATCAACAGTCAAG atGAATACGAAGAAGCCATCAAG AGTGCAGAGAAGCAGGGGAACCAGTTGCACATGAACGTGTACAAGATGAAGGGGCAGGCCTGTGGAGGCCCTCTGAAGACGGAGGTGAAGGAGCTGAAGGGAGACCTCCGGCCCGCTCCTCCTTATCCATCCAGGGTCAAAACAGTGGACAAGGGCACACAGGTCACTCCGGAGCGAGAAGCT GTAACAGTGAAGGACACCAAGGGGAACAAACCAGAAGACGAGCCGCCTCCCATGTGGTTCCGATCTTACATGGAGAAG TTTAAAGATGAAGTCGTGAAAGAGGTGGTGGAGAGGATGTGCAGCGACTTTTCTGGCCAGTGTTGCACACACAAAGCTTCTGATGGGCCCCTCGAGACCGGCGGGGGGGCTTCTGGCGGTCCCATAGGGCCCAGACCAGGCCCCTCCACCTCGAACGGATCTCTTGGCTACACCCCAAACTGCAGCAGCTGCCACAAACTCACCTCTGAAGGGGCCTATAAGTGCAG TGTGTGCCCGTCCTGCATCCTGTGTGAGATGTGCAGGCATAGCCATGACCCCAGCCACAACCTTGTGAGAACCAAGACTCCTCTCTCCATCCCCGAGCATGGAATGTCGGGAGAGTTGAG GTTCCCAAGGCGAGGAGACAGGACAGTGCGCAAGGCCGAGCGACAGCGCCTCAAAGCTGAAAGGAGGCAGCTCAGAGCTGAAGTGAAGGAAATCAAGAAGAAACTGAGACTGGAGAAGAGGGGGCTGCAGTGGAGCGGGCCCTCTACCTCAGGCAGAGCCAACCTGACAAACACGGCCTCCGCGTCCACCCAGGTCCCGGCTCCGCCCCCCACTGCTGCCTCAGAAACAGCCTCAGGTCCAGCCCCAGCCCAAGGTCCCGCCCCTGCCCCGGTCCCTGACCCCCAGGCCTCCAGTCCAGA GGGTCCTGGGGTCTCGCACACGTCCTTGGTGCCCACTATGGCTGCGTTGTTTCTGGATGAAAATCTGCCGGACGGCACCCGTCTGGAGCCTGGAACCAAGTTCATCAAATACTGGAAGATGAGGAACTCGGGGACTATCAGCTGGACCTCAGAGACCAAG CTAGTGTTCATGTGGGGGAACCTCGGCCTGGcgtcagaggagaggagggaggtgcCGGTCCCCCTGTTGCTGCCCGGGCAGGTGGGAGTGGTCAGTGTGGCCTTTGTGGCTCCCGTGATGGAGGGGACGTACACCTCCCACTGGAGGCTGGCGCACTGCGGGTGTCAGTTCGGCCCGCGCGTCTGGTGCAGCATCGTGGTCGAACCCGGCGACGGCCGCAACACGCTCGCTCCTCAGAGCAAACGACTG AAGGAGGACGTTAAGCcggcagagaagaagagggaggtcCGGTCTCAGGACAGTCCTGGTCCTGGCTTTGCTATCGACCTGAGCCATGAGGACTTGTACTTCCCATCGGTCGACCTGCTGACTGCACAG GATCTTCTGTCATTTGAGCTGCTGGATATAAACATTGTGCAGGAGTTGGAGAAGGTTCCTAACAACACTCCTGTGG CTTTGACACCCTGCATATCCCCTCTGCCCCCTGATGCTCCAGTGTTGGAGAAGGCCGTCGCTTCACAGATAAAAGATGACTCGGAGGTCTCAGGGGTCAGAACACTTTTCG GAGTGAAGCTGAGGCAGGAGAGCGAGCAGCCGGAGCCTGTGGCCCAGGAGGAGGACCGGGAGGAGGAGATCAGTGGAGCCCAGTTCCTCTGTGAGACCGTCATCCGCTCCCTCACCTTAGAGGAAGCCCCCGATCACAGACCCCTGCGCCGAGCCCAGCACAGCAGCCTCAAAGCAAACA TTTCCTCTCGTGGTCCAAACTTTCCCTTTGAGAAGCCGGTGGATGTTGAGAAGTCGGAGAGAGCGCAAGAAGTTAAAGAGGAGATCTGTGCTGTCAGACTGGAGAATTCAGCTCTGCCTCTAAACACCGGTCTCAACCTGATCAGCGTGGAAGAGGAGACAAGTCCAG cggatgaaaacacacagatcagCTCACCTTCTGACAGAGAGGACGAAGAGGTCATGGTTTTAAACGAGCTGCAGAGCATGAGGGACAccgaggaggagggagaggagggcggCAACAAAGGAGAAGACTGGGAGGAg GTCAGCAGCCAGACCTCTTCAGTCTCCTCCTGCGACGATTACATCATCGTCCTCCCAGACTGCTTCGACACCAGCCGGCCTCTGGGTGAGTCCATGTACAGCTCTGCCATGTCGCAGCCAGACCCAGCTGACGCCACCGCCGccgctgatgatgatgatgatgatgatgatgatgatgatgatgtaaccTCAGCTGATCCAGACGTGGacgaggagaaagaggaagagtcCGAGCCCGAGCCCGAGCCCGACGCGGCTGAACCGCTGAGCGAGAGGCAGGAGAAGATGGAGGTGGCTGAAGACGAGGATCCACCTGTGAACACCTGGCTTCCAgttctccctccatccatccacagCAGTGTGAACCAGATGCTGTGTGCCTCCCAGACGCTCGACGCCACCACGCTCACCCCTGAAGTGGTGCCGCCGCCCGTGCTGCCAGACCCCCTGCTGCCCCCGCCCGCCCTCTACTCACCAAG GTCTGAGGCACTGTACCTGGCTGAGGACCCCAGCCCCCCGGCCTGTGACCCATATGAGCCGCCCCAACCGAGGGTCCACCTAAAtg TATCATCTGGTGGTCTGTCGAGATCAGCAGGCTCAGCATCCAGTGCCTTTGAGACATATAACCCCAGACCCAGATACGCTTTGCAGCCAAG AGGCCAAGGAGGCATCACAGAGGGATTCGTCAAGGGGGCCCTTTCTGTGGCAGCGTCTGCTTATAAAGCCCTCTTCACTGGACCAAACTGTTCCATACAG CGAGGCATCGACCCAGCCACCAGACAGGACCCTTCCATGATGGCGATGCTGCTGGAGATGGGCTTCGGAGACCAGCGGCTCAACCAGCGGCTGCTGAGGAAGCACGGCTACAGCCTGCTGCACACCGTCAACGAGCTGGTGCAGATGGCCGAGGACAGCCAGAACAAAGCTGTCAACTCTCTGCActaa
- the g6pc1a.1 gene encoding glucose-6-phosphatase a, catalytic subunit, tandem duplicate 1, protein MDLLHSWGVELAVHLQTKYDKYEGLFSRASTVADLHTAFFWFFPIWFHLRRDTGLRLIWVAVIGDWLNLVLKWVLFGERPYWWVHETRFYGAAPTPDLLQFPITCETGPGSPSGHAMGAAGVWYVMVTATLASATEKRCPPLLYKFLQGGLWSLMGLILVVVSMSRIYVAAHFPHQVIAGVITGVLVAEVVSNKKCIYNASMKRYFCTTLFLTSFAVGFYLILKALGVDLLWTMEKAQKWCIKPEWVHLDSTPFASLLRNMGTLFGLGLGLHSPLHTEAKKKKTSPSFQMGCITVSLILLQLLDGWTFSSENLVTFYFLSFGKSAVALLIPTTLVPWALCWISKVKKEEKNL, encoded by the exons ATGGATCTTCTACACAGCTGGGGGGTCGAGTTGGCGGTTCACCTGCAGACCAAATACGACAAATACGAAGGCTTGTTCAGCCGGGCGTCCACAGTGGCCGATCTGCACACTGCCTTCTTCTGGTTCTTCCCAATTTGGTTCCACCTGCGCAGAGACACGGGGCTCAGGCTCATATGGGTGGCGGTGATTGGAGACTGGCTCAACTTGGTCCTGAAATG GGTTCTGTTTGGAGAGAGGCCTTACTGGTGGGTTCACGAGACCCGCTTTTATGGAGCAGCGCCGACCCCTGATCTGCTGCAGTTTCCCATCACATGTGAGACAGGACCAG GAAGCCCTTCAGGTCATGCTATGGGTGCTGCTGGGGTCTGGTATGTGATGGTAACAGCGACACTCGCAAGTGCAACAGAGAAGCGATGCCCCCCTTTACTATACAA ATTCTTGCAGGGAGGTCTGTGGAGTCTAATGGGCCTTATTCTGGTGGTGGTCTCCATGTCAAGGATCTATGTGGCTGCCCACTTCCCGCACCAGGTCATTGCAGGTGTCATTACAG GTGTTCTTGTAGCCGAAGTTGTCTCCAATAAAAAATGCATCTACAACGCCAGCATGAAGAGATACTTCTGCACGACCCTCTTCTTGACCTCCTTCGCTGTCGGCTTCTACCTCATACTCAAAGCTCTGGGCGTGGACCTTCTTTGGACCATGGAAAAAGCCCAGAAGTGGTGCATAAAGCCCGAATGGGTCCACCTAGACTCCACGCCTTTCGCCAGCCTCCTGCGTAACATGGGCACGCTGTTCGGCCTGGGTCTTGGCCTGCACTCGCCCCTCCACACAgaggcaaagaagaagaaaacaagccCCAGTTTCCAAATGGGATGCATCACTGTTTCCTTAATTCTGCTTCAGctgttggatggatggacattTTCTTCAGAAAATCTTGTGACtttttacttcctgtctttTGGTAAGAGTGCAGTGGCACTTTTAATCCCAACCACATTGGTTCCCTGGGCTCTCTGCTGGATTTCCAAggtaaagaaagaagagaagaactTGTGA